Proteins encoded together in one Balearica regulorum gibbericeps isolate bBalReg1 chromosome 3, bBalReg1.pri, whole genome shotgun sequence window:
- the ENPP1 gene encoding ectonucleotide pyrophosphatase/phosphodiesterase family member 1 isoform X3, translating into MLTTILGCIFGLKPSCSKDVKTCKGRCFERTFGSCRCDRDCVKLGNCCLDYQETCIQPAHIWTCNKFRCGEKRRPEYHCSCSDDCVENKDCCVNYHAVCKGEASWVEEECEDITEPQCPKGFTKSPVLLFSLDGFRAEYLQTWGGLLPVISKLQKCGTHTSSMRPAYPSKTFPNHYSIVTGLYPESHGIIDNKMYDPRRNASFTLRSEEKFNPQWYQGQPIWLTAMYQGLKAGTFFWPGSDVAVNGTFPNLYEKYNSSIPFEERVVTVLRWLQLPEDERPQFYTLYLEEPDSSGHQFGPVSSGVIRALQRVDNIVGMLMDGLKQMNLHKCLNIIFVSDHGMEAGSCRKTAYLNSYLDDVQDFIVVPGPAARLRPNNVPDEYFSFNYEGIVRNLTCIEPNQPFKAYMKQLLPKRFHYSYNDRIEPLHFYLDSQWQLARKPLEIKSCTGGFHGSDNRFPSMQAIFIGFGPGFKFRTQVDPFENIEVYNLMCDLLDLKPAQNNGTHGRLNHLLRNPVYTPHHPKETSHPSECSVVGQRAFSVSLGCSCRTVGLPIRDFHQRLNLTETEVKKTEKLTLPYGRPRVLQKRHNYCLLYHYRYVSGYSKDYRMSLWSSYTVNKDDEWVSATEDISSCLHKDVRISFNHNQTCVFYNNHPRLTYGFLSPPNFMTGAKKPHYDALLTSNIVPMYPAFKVLWNYFHQSLLPGYAAARNGVNVVSGPVFDYDSDGLYDTPEKVKRYPSNSEVPVPTHFFIVLTSCKNTSETPLECEGSLDALSFIVPHREDNSESCADGKPESMWVEERMKFHTARIRDIELLTGLSFYQDRKQPVSEILQLKTYLPTFESV; encoded by the exons CCCACATATGGACCTGCAATAAATTCAGGTGTGGAGAGAAGAGGCGACCAGAATATCATTGTTCCTGTTCAGATGATTGTGTGGAAAATAAAGATTGCTGTGTCAATTATCATGCTGTTTGTAAAG GAGAGGCAAGCTGGGTTGAAGAAGAGTGTGAGGACATTACTGAACCTCAGTGTCCAAAAGG ATTTACCAAGTCTCCAGTGTTACTGTTTTCATTGGACGGCTTCAGAGCAGAATATTTGCAGACTTGGGGTGGACTTCTACCTGTTATTAGCAAATTAC agAAATGTGGAACACACACTTCCAGTATGAGACCAGCATATCCTTCAAAAACCTTTCCCAATCATTACTCCATTGTCACA GGTCTGTATCCTGAATCTCACGGTATAATTGATAACAAGATGTATGACCCCAGAAGAAATGCATCCTTCACCCTTAGAAGTGAAGAGAAGTTTAATCCACAGTGGTACCAAGGACAGCCT ATTTGGCTAACAGCTATGTACCAAGGTCTAAAAGCGGGTACATTCTTTTGGCCTGGATCAGATGTAGCAGTTAATGGAACCTTTCCAAACCtgtatgaaaaatacaataG CTCAATCCCCTTTGAAGAAAGGGTAGTAACTGTTCTTCGCTGGCTGCAGTTACCTGAAGATGAAAG ACCACAATTTTACACTCTGTATTTAGAAGAACCAGATTCTTCAGGCCATCAGTTTGGACCAGTGAGCAGTGGA GTCATTAGGGCTTTACAGAGAGTGGACAACATAGTAGGGATGCTGATGGATGGTCTCAAGCAAATGAACTTGCACAAATGCCTGAACATTATTTTTGTATCAGATCATG GGATGgaagcagggagctgcagaaaaacagcataTCTGAACAGCTACCTGGATGATGTTCAAGATTTCATAGTAGTACCTGGTCCTGCAGCTCGCCTAAGACCTAATAATGTTCCAGATGAGTATTTCTCTT TTAATTATGAAGGCATTGTCAGAAACCTCACA tgCATAGAACCAAATCAGCCTTTCAAAGCTTATATGAAACAGCTGCTACCCAAGCGTTTCCATTATTCCTATAATGACCGGATTGAACCATTACACTTCTATTTAGACTCCCAATGGCAGCTTGCTAG aaaaccaCTTGAGATTAAAAGCTGTACAGGTGGATTCCATGGCTCAGACAATCGCTTCCCCAGTATGCAG GCTATCTTTATTGGTTTTGGACCAGGATTCAAGTTTCGTACTCAAGTTGATCCATTTGAAAACATTGAAGTATATAATTTAATGTGTG ATTTGCTTGATCTGAAACCAGCCCAAAACAACGGAACTCATGGACGCCTAAACCATCTTTTAAGGAACCCTGTTTACACCCCCCACCATCCCAAAGAAACAAGCCATCCTTCTGAATGCTCTGTGGTGGGACAAAGAGCCTTTTCAGTGAGCCTGGGATGCTCCTGCAGGACAGTG GGCTTGCCAATAAGGGATTTTCATCAGCGTTTAAATCTCACTGAAACAGAAG TTAAAAAGACAGAGAAGCTTACTTTGCCCTATGGACGGCCCAGGGTTCTGCAGAAGAGACATAATTACTGCCTCCTTTACCATTACCGCTATGTGAGTGGATACAGCAAGGACTACAGGATGTCTCTGTGGAGTTCATACACTGTTAACAAAGAT GACGAATGGGTTTCTGCTACAGAAGATATCTCCAGCTGTTTACACAAGGATGTTCgtatttcttttaatcataATCAGACATGTGTGTTTTACAACAATCATCCTCGCCTAACTTATGGattcctttctcctccaa atTTTATGACAGGTGCAAAGAAACCTCACTATGATGCCTTGCTTACCAGCAACATTGTGCCAATGTATCCTGCGtttaaag TGCTATGGAACTACTTCCATCAGTCCCTGCTACCTGGATATGCTGCAGCCAGGAACGGTGTCAATGTAGTCAGTGGTCCTGTGTTTGATTATGACTCTGATGGGCTCTATGATACCCCAGAAAAGGTGAAAAG ATACCCCAGTAATTCAGAAGTTCCAGTTCCAACTCACTTCTTCATTGTGCTGACTAGttgtaaaaatacttctgaaactCCTCTGGAGTGTGAAGGGTCTCTAGATGCCTTGTCTTTCATTGTACCTCACAGAGAAGACAACAGTGAAAGCTGTGCA GATGGCAAGCCTGAGTCCATGTGGGTTGAAGAGAGAATGAAGTTTCATACAGCTCGGATCAGAGATATAGAATTACTAACGGGACTCAGCTTCTatcaagacagaaaacagccaGTATCTGagattttacagttaaaaacatatttacCAACTTTTGAATCAGTCTGA
- the ENPP1 gene encoding ectonucleotide pyrophosphatase/phosphodiesterase family member 1 isoform X4 — MPTYGPAINSGVERRGDQNIIVPVQMIVWKIKIAVSIIMLFVKERQAGLKKSVRTLLNLSVQKEKCGTHTSSMRPAYPSKTFPNHYSIVTGLYPESHGIIDNKMYDPRRNASFTLRSEEKFNPQWYQGQPIWLTAMYQGLKAGTFFWPGSDVAVNGTFPNLYEKYNSSIPFEERVVTVLRWLQLPEDERPQFYTLYLEEPDSSGHQFGPVSSGVIRALQRVDNIVGMLMDGLKQMNLHKCLNIIFVSDHGMEAGSCRKTAYLNSYLDDVQDFIVVPGPAARLRPNNVPDEYFSFNYEGIVRNLTCIEPNQPFKAYMKQLLPKRFHYSYNDRIEPLHFYLDSQWQLARKPLEIKSCTGGFHGSDNRFPSMQAIFIGFGPGFKFRTQVDPFENIEVYNLMCDLLDLKPAQNNGTHGRLNHLLRNPVYTPHHPKETSHPSECSVVGQRAFSVSLGCSCRTVGLPIRDFHQRLNLTETEVKKTEKLTLPYGRPRVLQKRHNYCLLYHYRYVSGYSKDYRMSLWSSYTVNKDDEWVSATEDISSCLHKDVRISFNHNQTCVFYNNHPRLTYGFLSPPNFMTGAKKPHYDALLTSNIVPMYPAFKVLWNYFHQSLLPGYAAARNGVNVVSGPVFDYDSDGLYDTPEKVKRYPSNSEVPVPTHFFIVLTSCKNTSETPLECEGSLDALSFIVPHREDNSESCADGKPESMWVEERMKFHTARIRDIELLTGLSFYQDRKQPVSEILQLKTYLPTFESV, encoded by the exons CCCACATATGGACCTGCAATAAATTCAGGTGTGGAGAGAAGAGGCGACCAGAATATCATTGTTCCTGTTCAGATGATTGTGTGGAAAATAAAGATTGCTGTGTCAATTATCATGCTGTTTGTAAAG GAGAGGCAAGCTGGGTTGAAGAAGAGTGTGAGGACATTACTGAACCTCAGTGTCCAAAAGG agAAATGTGGAACACACACTTCCAGTATGAGACCAGCATATCCTTCAAAAACCTTTCCCAATCATTACTCCATTGTCACA GGTCTGTATCCTGAATCTCACGGTATAATTGATAACAAGATGTATGACCCCAGAAGAAATGCATCCTTCACCCTTAGAAGTGAAGAGAAGTTTAATCCACAGTGGTACCAAGGACAGCCT ATTTGGCTAACAGCTATGTACCAAGGTCTAAAAGCGGGTACATTCTTTTGGCCTGGATCAGATGTAGCAGTTAATGGAACCTTTCCAAACCtgtatgaaaaatacaataG CTCAATCCCCTTTGAAGAAAGGGTAGTAACTGTTCTTCGCTGGCTGCAGTTACCTGAAGATGAAAG ACCACAATTTTACACTCTGTATTTAGAAGAACCAGATTCTTCAGGCCATCAGTTTGGACCAGTGAGCAGTGGA GTCATTAGGGCTTTACAGAGAGTGGACAACATAGTAGGGATGCTGATGGATGGTCTCAAGCAAATGAACTTGCACAAATGCCTGAACATTATTTTTGTATCAGATCATG GGATGgaagcagggagctgcagaaaaacagcataTCTGAACAGCTACCTGGATGATGTTCAAGATTTCATAGTAGTACCTGGTCCTGCAGCTCGCCTAAGACCTAATAATGTTCCAGATGAGTATTTCTCTT TTAATTATGAAGGCATTGTCAGAAACCTCACA tgCATAGAACCAAATCAGCCTTTCAAAGCTTATATGAAACAGCTGCTACCCAAGCGTTTCCATTATTCCTATAATGACCGGATTGAACCATTACACTTCTATTTAGACTCCCAATGGCAGCTTGCTAG aaaaccaCTTGAGATTAAAAGCTGTACAGGTGGATTCCATGGCTCAGACAATCGCTTCCCCAGTATGCAG GCTATCTTTATTGGTTTTGGACCAGGATTCAAGTTTCGTACTCAAGTTGATCCATTTGAAAACATTGAAGTATATAATTTAATGTGTG ATTTGCTTGATCTGAAACCAGCCCAAAACAACGGAACTCATGGACGCCTAAACCATCTTTTAAGGAACCCTGTTTACACCCCCCACCATCCCAAAGAAACAAGCCATCCTTCTGAATGCTCTGTGGTGGGACAAAGAGCCTTTTCAGTGAGCCTGGGATGCTCCTGCAGGACAGTG GGCTTGCCAATAAGGGATTTTCATCAGCGTTTAAATCTCACTGAAACAGAAG TTAAAAAGACAGAGAAGCTTACTTTGCCCTATGGACGGCCCAGGGTTCTGCAGAAGAGACATAATTACTGCCTCCTTTACCATTACCGCTATGTGAGTGGATACAGCAAGGACTACAGGATGTCTCTGTGGAGTTCATACACTGTTAACAAAGAT GACGAATGGGTTTCTGCTACAGAAGATATCTCCAGCTGTTTACACAAGGATGTTCgtatttcttttaatcataATCAGACATGTGTGTTTTACAACAATCATCCTCGCCTAACTTATGGattcctttctcctccaa atTTTATGACAGGTGCAAAGAAACCTCACTATGATGCCTTGCTTACCAGCAACATTGTGCCAATGTATCCTGCGtttaaag TGCTATGGAACTACTTCCATCAGTCCCTGCTACCTGGATATGCTGCAGCCAGGAACGGTGTCAATGTAGTCAGTGGTCCTGTGTTTGATTATGACTCTGATGGGCTCTATGATACCCCAGAAAAGGTGAAAAG ATACCCCAGTAATTCAGAAGTTCCAGTTCCAACTCACTTCTTCATTGTGCTGACTAGttgtaaaaatacttctgaaactCCTCTGGAGTGTGAAGGGTCTCTAGATGCCTTGTCTTTCATTGTACCTCACAGAGAAGACAACAGTGAAAGCTGTGCA GATGGCAAGCCTGAGTCCATGTGGGTTGAAGAGAGAATGAAGTTTCATACAGCTCGGATCAGAGATATAGAATTACTAACGGGACTCAGCTTCTatcaagacagaaaacagccaGTATCTGagattttacagttaaaaacatatttacCAACTTTTGAATCAGTCTGA